One window from the genome of Desulforamulus ruminis DSM 2154 encodes:
- a CDS encoding DNA-3-methyladenine glycosylase has translation MQPLPEEFYNRETTRVARELLGHLLVHHTAQGTTLGKIVETEAYLQGDPACHAAKKMTPRNRVMFGPPGRAYVYFTYGMHYCFNVVTNAEGVGEAVLIRALEPLEGLELMIKRRGRPKPEELCSGPARLVQAMGITKEHNQCILTQGSLFIAPSLEPPPDIVTTTRIGIKEGVDLPLRFYIQGNKFISRK, from the coding sequence ATGCAACCACTGCCGGAAGAATTTTACAACCGTGAAACCACCCGGGTGGCCAGGGAACTCCTGGGACACCTGCTGGTTCATCATACCGCCCAAGGAACCACTCTGGGCAAAATTGTGGAGACCGAGGCTTATCTGCAGGGAGATCCGGCCTGTCACGCAGCCAAGAAAATGACGCCCCGCAACCGGGTTATGTTTGGCCCGCCGGGCCGGGCCTACGTTTACTTTACCTACGGCATGCACTACTGTTTTAACGTAGTTACCAATGCCGAAGGAGTGGGGGAGGCGGTTCTGATCAGAGCCCTGGAACCCCTGGAGGGGTTGGAGTTAATGATCAAACGCCGGGGGCGGCCGAAACCGGAGGAACTTTGTTCCGGCCCGGCACGGCTGGTTCAGGCCATGGGGATTACCAAGGAACATAATCAATGTATTTTAACCCAGGGATCTCTTTTCATTGCTCCATCCCTGGAACCGCCCCCGGATATTGTGACCACCACCCGAATCGGCATTAAAGAGGGCGTTGATCTGCCTTTAAGATTTTACATTCAGGGAAATAAGTTTATTTCCAGAAAATAA
- the polX gene encoding DNA polymerase/3'-5' exonuclease PolX produces the protein MQNIEVAWIFVELADLLELKGEDFFKIRAYRRAARAIANLDTPLEELKQRGLVGKIPGIGKAIEAKIKEIIETGKLSKHQELLREIPPGVLEIKKLPGIGPNRARILHRELGVTGLDELAQAAKERRVRVLKGFSAKMEWEILNGIGMMRNRHDRVLLSVARELAEELTEFIKILPGVRQVAVAGSTRRWKETVGDLDLVIAAEEAEALLNALATHPRVKEIIDRQEKRLRVYTWWGLAVDFQVVPPGEFLYCLHRSTGSKGHYQRLQEIAEEQGLQLNHHGMGKQGEAPILLNTEEEIYSSLGMNYVAPELRENQREVEAALKGDLPQLIQVGDIRGDLHIHTTWSDSAMDLQEVVKRCREKGYSYAAITDHSQSLKIANGLDCHRLEQQHRMIEEMNREFDDFTLLTGVEMDILPNGDLDYPDEILEPMDVVIASVHTGFKQNRRDMTRRICRAMENEHVDMIAHMTGRLLGRRGPYELDVEALLEMAAKTATVLEINASPDRLDLSDRHAKAAKEAGAKLCINTDAHDLRRLDEMVYGVAQARRAWLTPEDVINTLEIEKLREVLR, from the coding sequence ATGCAGAATATTGAAGTGGCTTGGATTTTCGTGGAACTGGCCGACTTGTTGGAGTTAAAGGGTGAAGATTTTTTCAAAATCCGGGCTTATCGCCGGGCTGCCAGGGCCATTGCTAATCTGGACACGCCTTTGGAGGAGTTAAAGCAAAGGGGTCTGGTGGGAAAGATACCCGGCATTGGTAAAGCCATTGAGGCAAAAATTAAAGAAATCATAGAAACGGGAAAGCTGTCAAAGCACCAGGAATTGCTGCGGGAGATCCCTCCGGGTGTTTTGGAAATCAAGAAACTTCCGGGTATCGGCCCCAACCGGGCCAGAATTTTACACCGGGAACTGGGCGTAACCGGCCTGGATGAATTGGCACAAGCCGCCAAGGAGCGGAGGGTGCGGGTGCTAAAGGGCTTCAGCGCCAAAATGGAATGGGAGATTTTAAACGGCATCGGCATGATGCGCAACCGTCACGACCGGGTCCTGCTTTCGGTAGCCCGGGAACTGGCCGAAGAACTGACGGAATTTATTAAAATTCTGCCGGGAGTGCGGCAGGTGGCGGTGGCGGGAAGCACCCGCCGCTGGAAGGAAACCGTGGGGGATCTGGATTTGGTGATTGCGGCGGAAGAGGCCGAAGCCCTGCTGAACGCCCTGGCCACCCACCCCCGGGTGAAAGAAATCATTGACCGGCAGGAAAAACGCCTCCGGGTCTATACCTGGTGGGGGCTGGCCGTGGATTTTCAAGTGGTGCCGCCCGGAGAGTTTTTGTACTGCCTGCACCGCAGTACGGGATCCAAAGGCCATTACCAGCGCCTGCAGGAAATCGCGGAGGAGCAGGGGCTGCAATTAAATCACCATGGAATGGGGAAACAAGGGGAAGCCCCTATTCTTCTTAATACGGAAGAGGAAATTTACTCGTCTCTGGGAATGAATTATGTGGCTCCGGAGTTAAGGGAAAACCAGAGGGAAGTGGAAGCAGCCCTAAAGGGAGATTTGCCGCAATTAATCCAAGTGGGAGATATTCGGGGCGATTTGCACATCCATACCACCTGGAGCGATTCCGCCATGGATTTGCAGGAGGTGGTCAAAAGATGCCGGGAGAAGGGTTATTCCTATGCGGCCATCACCGACCACTCCCAGTCTTTGAAAATCGCCAACGGGCTGGACTGCCATCGTCTGGAGCAGCAGCACCGGATGATTGAGGAAATGAACCGCGAATTTGACGATTTTACACTGCTGACCGGAGTGGAAATGGATATTCTTCCCAATGGGGACCTGGATTACCCCGACGAGATACTGGAACCCATGGATGTGGTCATTGCCTCGGTCCATACGGGTTTTAAACAAAACCGGCGGGATATGACCCGGCGCATCTGTCGGGCCATGGAAAACGAGCATGTGGATATGATCGCCCACATGACCGGGCGGCTGTTGGGACGCCGGGGACCCTATGAGCTGGATGTGGAGGCTTTACTGGAAATGGCGGCAAAAACCGCTACCGTTCTGGAAATCAACGCTTCACCGGACCGCCTGGATCTCAGCGACCGGCATGCCAAGGCGGCGAAAGAAGCCGGGGCGAAACTGTGTATTAATACCGACGCCCATGATTTAAGAAGACTGGATGAAATGGTTTACGGCGTTGCCCAGGCCCGCCGGGCCTGGCTGACGCCGGAGGATGTTATTAACACACTGGAAATTGAGAAACTTCGTGAGGTGCTGCGTTAA
- the zapA gene encoding cell division protein ZapA: MSTEPSRVEVEIYGEYYTLKGQEAPEYMMLVAQQVNKKMTEIGQRNSRLSLNKLAVLTAINLADELLKLQEQYNNLLQMMDPEKMD; encoded by the coding sequence ATGTCCACAGAGCCGAGCAGGGTGGAAGTCGAAATATACGGTGAGTACTACACCTTAAAGGGCCAGGAAGCCCCGGAATATATGATGCTGGTTGCTCAGCAGGTGAATAAAAAAATGACCGAGATCGGTCAGAGAAACTCCAGGTTGTCTTTAAATAAGTTAGCCGTTTTAACGGCCATTAATTTGGCTGATGAATTACTGAAGCTCCAGGAGCAATACAACAACCTGCTTCAGATGATGGATCCTGAAAAAATGGACTGA
- a CDS encoding EamA family transporter, with the protein MSFPPLLLLLSVSLGAVGQLLLKIGASQLYPLTFALPQLSGTLIRTFSNPWVLAGAFLYASSMVTWIKVLSTTELSLAYPMVSLGYVLVILLSVLFLGEHFTLYKLLGMASVITGILLIGHP; encoded by the coding sequence TTGTCTTTTCCCCCTCTGCTTTTATTGCTGTCGGTGTCCTTGGGCGCCGTTGGACAGCTTTTGCTTAAAATCGGAGCTTCCCAGTTATATCCCCTGACCTTCGCCCTGCCCCAGTTGTCCGGCACCCTAATCCGGACCTTCAGCAACCCCTGGGTGCTGGCAGGAGCCTTCCTGTACGCCTCCAGCATGGTAACCTGGATTAAGGTGCTGAGTACCACGGAATTAAGCCTGGCCTACCCCATGGTCAGTCTGGGCTATGTACTGGTCATCCTCCTGTCGGTTCTCTTTCTGGGAGAGCATTTTACCCTTTATAAGCTGCTGGGAATGGCCTCGGTCATTACCGGGATACTTTTGATCGGCCATCCGTAA
- the pheT gene encoding phenylalanine--tRNA ligase subunit beta, whose product MRVSYNWLKDYVDITVSPQELADRLTLAGLTVDTVEELGAGLENIVTGCILKIERHPNADKLVVCTVDVGQEEPLQIVTGATNVREGHKVPSALEGAKLAKGLQIKRSKLRGVESRGMLCSGQELGMEAKLMSAEMASGILILPDEVPVGLDAREVLGLNDFVLELDLTPNRGDALCLIGVARDVAAILKTELKVPAPKFDESGEKAEDLAKVDILDADLCRRYVARIIKGVQMGPSPMWLQNRLRAAGIRPISNIVDVTNYVMLELGQPLHAFDYNALKNHHIIVRRAQDQEKIVSLDGVERLLNPDMLAITDENGPVAVAGVMGGLDSEVTENTVDVLIEAAYFHPINIRRTSKALGLRSESSLRFEKGIDINGCRRAADRAVELIQQLAGGTIASGAVDNFPAPITEKTIQLRFARVQWVLGIDISREEIVNILERLQFRVQANAEDLLVTVPAFRPDITREIDLIEEVARLYGYNQIPDTLPFGASTQGARTADQELTWDAKRVMTTCGFQEVVTYSFVHPRVFDLMNLPADSRFRKAVRLQNPLSEEQSVMRTVLVPNLLEVLQRNHNRRAQGGAVFEVGRVFYPVEGQPLPEEVPVLAAVALGSTPKTWNQPSRPLDFFFIKGVAEQLLDTLGLVGAEFNRHQDPSFHPGRCAKIEIQGELLGVLGELHPNVVENYELPGRVMALKIDLQVLAGYPRPVKQYRSLLKFPAVERDLAVLVKQEVAVAHMLTIIQKAGGDLLRSVEIFDLYQGSQVPEGFKSVAFSMKFQAEDRTLTDQEVADKMQRIARSLSAQTGAELRK is encoded by the coding sequence ATGCGTGTTTCCTACAACTGGTTAAAGGATTATGTGGATATCACCGTCTCCCCCCAGGAACTGGCGGACCGTCTGACCCTGGCGGGTCTTACGGTGGATACGGTGGAAGAACTGGGAGCGGGTCTGGAGAATATTGTCACCGGCTGCATCCTGAAAATTGAACGGCACCCCAATGCAGATAAACTGGTGGTTTGTACGGTGGATGTGGGGCAGGAGGAGCCCCTGCAAATTGTCACCGGCGCCACCAACGTCCGGGAAGGGCATAAGGTGCCCTCGGCCCTGGAAGGGGCTAAACTGGCCAAAGGCCTGCAAATTAAGCGTTCCAAGCTGCGGGGCGTTGAGTCCAGGGGCATGCTTTGCTCCGGCCAGGAACTGGGCATGGAAGCCAAGCTGATGTCGGCGGAAATGGCCAGCGGCATCTTAATCCTGCCCGATGAGGTTCCGGTGGGACTGGATGCCAGAGAAGTCCTGGGTTTAAATGATTTTGTTCTGGAACTGGATCTCACCCCCAACCGCGGGGACGCCTTGTGCCTTATAGGCGTAGCCAGGGATGTGGCCGCCATTTTGAAAACCGAACTGAAGGTGCCTGCTCCCAAGTTTGATGAGAGCGGGGAAAAGGCCGAAGACCTGGCCAAAGTGGACATTCTGGATGCGGATTTGTGCCGGCGTTATGTGGCCCGGATTATTAAGGGGGTCCAAATGGGACCTTCCCCCATGTGGCTCCAGAACCGTCTGCGGGCGGCGGGCATTCGGCCCATCAGCAATATTGTGGATGTGACCAATTATGTCATGCTGGAACTGGGCCAACCCCTGCATGCCTTTGACTATAACGCCCTGAAAAACCATCATATTATCGTCCGGCGGGCCCAGGACCAGGAAAAAATCGTTTCCCTGGACGGAGTGGAGCGTCTCTTAAATCCCGATATGCTGGCCATTACCGATGAAAACGGACCGGTGGCTGTGGCCGGGGTTATGGGCGGGCTGGACAGCGAAGTGACTGAGAACACCGTGGATGTGCTGATCGAAGCGGCTTATTTCCACCCCATCAATATCCGCCGCACCTCCAAAGCGCTGGGCTTGCGCTCGGAATCTTCCCTGCGCTTTGAAAAGGGAATCGACATCAACGGCTGCAGGAGGGCTGCGGACCGGGCGGTGGAATTGATCCAGCAATTGGCCGGCGGAACCATCGCTTCCGGAGCGGTGGATAATTTCCCGGCGCCCATCACCGAAAAGACCATCCAACTAAGGTTTGCCCGGGTGCAGTGGGTACTGGGAATCGACATTTCCAGAGAAGAAATCGTGAATATCCTGGAGCGGCTGCAATTCAGGGTTCAGGCCAACGCTGAGGACCTGCTGGTCACCGTGCCGGCTTTCCGGCCGGATATTACCCGGGAAATTGATTTGATTGAAGAAGTAGCCCGGCTCTACGGCTATAACCAAATTCCCGACACCCTTCCCTTTGGGGCTTCCACCCAGGGAGCCCGCACCGCGGATCAGGAATTAACCTGGGACGCCAAGCGGGTTATGACCACCTGCGGTTTTCAGGAAGTGGTCACCTACAGCTTTGTTCATCCCAGGGTCTTTGATTTGATGAACCTTCCGGCAGACAGTCGGTTCCGCAAGGCGGTACGGCTGCAAAATCCTCTCAGTGAGGAACAGTCGGTCATGCGCACCGTGTTGGTGCCCAATCTGCTGGAGGTCCTGCAGCGGAACCATAACCGGCGGGCCCAGGGTGGAGCGGTCTTTGAGGTGGGACGGGTGTTCTACCCGGTGGAAGGGCAGCCCCTGCCGGAGGAAGTGCCGGTTTTAGCCGCAGTGGCCCTGGGCAGTACGCCCAAGACCTGGAACCAGCCTTCCCGGCCCCTGGATTTCTTTTTCATCAAAGGAGTTGCCGAGCAGTTGCTGGATACCTTGGGTTTGGTGGGAGCAGAGTTCAACCGCCACCAGGACCCCAGTTTTCATCCGGGACGCTGCGCCAAAATTGAAATACAAGGGGAACTGCTGGGGGTTTTGGGAGAATTGCACCCCAATGTGGTGGAGAACTACGAACTGCCCGGCCGCGTCATGGCATTAAAAATCGATTTGCAAGTGCTGGCAGGGTACCCCCGGCCGGTTAAACAATACCGGAGTCTGCTCAAGTTCCCGGCGGTGGAGCGGGATTTGGCGGTGCTGGTGAAGCAGGAGGTAGCGGTGGCCCATATGTTGACCATCATTCAAAAGGCCGGCGGAGACCTGCTGCGCAGCGTGGAAATCTTTGATTTGTACCAGGGCTCCCAGGTACCGGAAGGATTTAAAAGCGTTGCTTTCAGCATGAAATTTCAGGCCGAGGACCGCACCCTGACCGACCAGGAAGTGGCGGACAAAATGCAGCGGATTGCCCGTTCCCTGTCGGCCCAGACCGGAGCGGAGTTAAGAAAATAA
- the pheS gene encoding phenylalanine--tRNA ligase subunit alpha, translating into MEERLRQLAQEALKALEEVNTPDELNDLRVKYLGKKGEVTQVLRGMGALSAEERPRIGQIANEVREEIETALEGRNHQMKEAQKALKLASENLDVTLPGIRFHLGKLHPLTQVLEEIENIFLGLGFQIAEGPEVELDYYNFEALNLPKDHPARDMQDTFFINPEVLLRTHTSPVQVRTMEKTVPQVPVKIICPGRVYRRDDDATHSPMFHQVEGLVVDQHITMGDLKGVLAAFARKMFGPDTRTRFRPSYFPFTEPSAEVDISCFNCKGSGCRVCKGSGWLEILGSGMVHPRVLEMSGYNPEEVTGFAFGMGVERIAMLKYGIDDLRMLFDNDLRFLAQF; encoded by the coding sequence ATGGAGGAACGTTTAAGACAACTGGCCCAGGAAGCCTTAAAAGCTCTGGAAGAGGTCAATACACCCGATGAATTGAATGATCTGCGGGTTAAGTACCTGGGTAAAAAAGGTGAGGTAACCCAGGTTCTGCGGGGCATGGGCGCCCTGTCTGCCGAAGAGCGGCCCCGCATTGGCCAGATTGCCAATGAAGTGAGAGAAGAAATTGAAACTGCCCTGGAAGGCCGCAATCATCAGATGAAGGAAGCCCAGAAAGCTTTGAAGCTGGCTTCTGAAAATCTGGACGTCACCTTGCCGGGCATCCGCTTTCATTTGGGAAAACTGCACCCCCTGACTCAGGTATTAGAGGAAATTGAAAATATCTTTTTGGGACTGGGCTTCCAGATTGCGGAAGGCCCGGAAGTGGAACTGGATTATTATAATTTTGAGGCTTTGAATTTACCCAAGGACCACCCGGCCCGGGATATGCAGGATACCTTTTTTATCAATCCCGAAGTGCTGCTTAGAACGCATACCTCCCCGGTTCAGGTAAGAACCATGGAAAAAACCGTGCCCCAGGTGCCGGTAAAAATCATCTGCCCGGGACGGGTTTACCGCCGGGACGATGACGCCACCCATTCTCCCATGTTTCATCAGGTGGAAGGCCTGGTGGTGGATCAACACATCACCATGGGGGATTTGAAAGGGGTGCTGGCTGCCTTTGCCCGTAAGATGTTCGGCCCGGATACCCGGACCCGTTTCCGCCCCAGTTATTTCCCCTTTACCGAGCCCAGCGCGGAAGTGGATATCTCCTGCTTTAACTGCAAGGGCAGCGGCTGCCGGGTTTGCAAGGGCAGCGGCTGGCTGGAGATTTTAGGCTCCGGCATGGTCCATCCCCGGGTACTGGAAATGTCCGGCTATAACCCGGAGGAAGTGACGGGCTTTGCCTTCGGCATGGGGGTTGAACGGATTGCCATGTTGAAATACGGCATTGATGATCTCCGCATGTTATTTGATAATGACTTGCGTTTTCTGGCACAGTTCTAA
- a CDS encoding YqzL family protein — protein sequence MLLTAEFFWRLFEATGSVNAYMLYRKLALH from the coding sequence ATGCTGTTAACCGCCGAATTTTTTTGGAGGCTGTTCGAAGCAACGGGTTCAGTAAATGCCTATATGTTATACAGAAAACTGGCTCTTCATTAA
- a CDS encoding TrmH family RNA methyltransferase gives MMITAAQNPKIKYIRRLAQRGFRQKEKKFLVEGVRLVEEAFASGWRLESFVYTPEALQLDRSAQLLREAENRCQQVLQVTPGIMAEISDTETPQGILAVLWQPEYALADVLPPGQIPLVVVVDRVQDPGNLGTIIRSADAAGATGVILLKGTVDLYNPKTLRSTMGSLFHLPVVPGEEAANVLQYLALAGVTLILGDPSGSTPIDHINLQQAVALVVGNEGAGPGNEALQFKHSKATIPMPGRAESLNVAMAASIMLYEAVRQRA, from the coding sequence ATGATGATTACTGCTGCGCAAAATCCAAAAATAAAATATATCCGCCGGTTAGCCCAACGGGGGTTCCGGCAGAAAGAAAAAAAGTTTCTGGTGGAAGGGGTTCGCCTGGTGGAAGAGGCTTTCGCCAGCGGCTGGCGTCTGGAAAGTTTTGTCTACACGCCGGAGGCCCTTCAATTGGATCGGAGTGCACAACTGCTGAGGGAGGCGGAGAACCGCTGCCAGCAGGTGTTGCAGGTTACTCCCGGGATTATGGCGGAAATCTCCGATACCGAGACCCCTCAGGGGATTCTGGCGGTGCTGTGGCAGCCGGAATATGCCCTGGCCGATGTCCTGCCGCCGGGCCAAATCCCCCTGGTGGTGGTGGTAGACAGGGTGCAGGATCCGGGCAATCTGGGCACCATTATCCGTTCAGCGGACGCCGCCGGAGCCACCGGAGTGATCTTGTTAAAGGGCACGGTGGATCTATACAATCCCAAGACCCTGCGCTCCACTATGGGCTCCCTGTTTCATCTGCCGGTGGTTCCCGGAGAGGAGGCTGCCAACGTTTTGCAGTACCTTGCCTTGGCGGGGGTGACCCTTATCCTGGGAGACCCTTCCGGAAGCACGCCCATAGATCATATCAATTTGCAGCAGGCGGTGGCGCTGGTGGTGGGTAACGAAGGAGCCGGACCCGGCAACGAGGCTCTGCAGTTTAAGCATAGCAAAGCCACCATTCCCATGCCGGGGCGCGCCGAATCCTTAAATGTCGCCATGGCAGCCTCCATTATGCTTTATGAGGCCGTGCGTCAGAGGGCATAA
- a CDS encoding potassium channel family protein: MKQFAVIGLGRFGTSVAVTLTKMGYEVLALDNDEERVNGIIDEVTHAVQIDALDEHALKAVGIRNFDVVVVAIGQEVQASILVTVILKEMGVKKVVAKAQNELHGKVLERVGADKVVFPERDMGVKVAHGLVSKNIMDQISLSPEYSLVEMAAPPQFVNKSLEQSGARQKYGVSILAIRKGKDMIISPGASQVIHEGDVLVVIGKSEKLQMFDTVEI; encoded by the coding sequence ATGAAACAATTTGCCGTTATCGGCCTTGGGCGCTTTGGCACCAGTGTGGCGGTGACTCTGACCAAAATGGGGTACGAGGTTTTGGCTTTGGATAATGATGAAGAGCGGGTCAACGGCATCATTGATGAGGTGACCCATGCGGTGCAGATCGACGCCCTGGATGAGCATGCTTTAAAGGCGGTGGGAATCCGCAATTTCGATGTAGTGGTGGTAGCTATCGGTCAGGAGGTGCAGGCCAGTATCCTGGTTACGGTCATCCTGAAAGAAATGGGCGTTAAAAAGGTGGTGGCCAAAGCTCAGAACGAACTGCACGGCAAGGTTCTGGAACGGGTGGGAGCCGATAAAGTGGTCTTTCCGGAAAGGGATATGGGCGTAAAGGTGGCCCATGGTCTGGTTTCCAAAAACATTATGGATCAAATCTCCCTGTCCCCGGAATACAGCCTGGTGGAGATGGCGGCCCCGCCCCAATTTGTAAATAAGAGTCTGGAGCAATCCGGCGCCCGGCAGAAATACGGGGTCAGCATTCTGGCCATACGCAAAGGGAAGGATATGATTATCTCCCCCGGCGCCAGCCAGGTGATTCATGAGGGGGATGTGCTGGTGGTTATTGGCAAAAGCGAAAAACTGCAGATGTTTGATACCGTAGAGATATGA
- a CDS encoding TrkH family potassium uptake protein has product MQIITGFFRHPPRVLVAGFALVILTGALLLSLPLASASGQPTDFLTALFTATSAVCVTGLVVVDTGTYWSSFGHLVIIALIQVGGLGFVVMAVLFWLLMGRRVTFRERLLIQESLNVIDLSGLVRLVKKIILLTFSIQAVIALLLMLRWVPELGLGKGIWFGLFHGISAFNNAGFDLFGQFRSLTGYVNDPIVNIAIGVAIILGSIGFTVIFDLLNFRKRRRLSLHTKFTLVMTALLLLVGVGIIFLLELNNTLASLSPGGKLLASWFQSVSPRTAGYNTLDIAALRPATLFFLIIMMFIGGSPGSTAGGIKTTTFGMLGLTVLSLARGKEDAELFGRRIPKDQIYKGLGILLIAISWIVFATLLLSISEKADFLVVMFEVVSAYGTAGLSAGLTPELSPFGQVIIIFTMFLGRLGPLTITFALAARQLRKQHLRYPEERIIIG; this is encoded by the coding sequence TTGCAAATAATAACCGGGTTTTTTCGTCATCCGCCGCGGGTGCTGGTTGCAGGGTTTGCCCTTGTTATACTGACCGGTGCTTTATTGCTGAGCCTGCCCCTTGCTTCGGCCTCCGGACAGCCCACAGATTTTCTCACGGCCCTTTTCACGGCCACCTCCGCCGTGTGTGTAACCGGGCTGGTAGTGGTGGATACCGGAACCTACTGGAGCAGTTTCGGGCATCTGGTGATTATTGCACTGATCCAGGTGGGCGGTCTGGGCTTTGTGGTTATGGCGGTATTGTTCTGGCTGCTGATGGGACGCCGGGTCACCTTCCGGGAACGCCTGCTGATTCAAGAATCCCTTAACGTCATTGATCTCAGCGGCCTGGTACGGCTGGTGAAAAAGATTATCCTATTGACCTTTTCAATCCAGGCGGTTATTGCCCTTTTGCTGATGCTGCGCTGGGTACCCGAACTGGGCTTAGGGAAGGGCATATGGTTTGGGCTTTTTCATGGAATTTCTGCCTTTAATAACGCGGGCTTTGACCTGTTTGGCCAGTTTCGCAGTCTGACGGGATATGTCAACGACCCCATTGTAAATATTGCCATCGGTGTGGCGATTATTCTGGGGAGCATCGGTTTTACTGTAATCTTTGATCTGCTCAATTTTCGCAAAAGAAGGAGACTATCCCTTCATACTAAGTTTACTCTGGTGATGACAGCTTTGCTGCTGCTGGTTGGAGTAGGGATTATCTTTCTTTTGGAATTGAACAACACCCTGGCTTCCTTAAGTCCCGGCGGAAAATTGCTGGCTAGCTGGTTTCAGTCCGTCAGTCCCCGCACGGCGGGGTATAATACCCTGGATATAGCCGCCCTCCGTCCGGCAACCTTATTTTTTCTGATCATCATGATGTTTATTGGGGGGTCTCCGGGTTCCACCGCAGGCGGTATCAAGACAACCACCTTTGGCATGCTGGGATTGACGGTTCTTTCCCTGGCCAGAGGAAAAGAAGATGCTGAGCTGTTTGGCCGGAGAATTCCCAAAGACCAGATCTATAAAGGATTGGGCATCTTGTTGATTGCCATTAGCTGGATTGTTTTTGCAACCTTGCTGCTGAGTATTTCTGAAAAGGCGGATTTCCTGGTGGTCATGTTTGAAGTGGTTTCCGCCTATGGTACGGCAGGGTTATCTGCAGGGTTAACTCCGGAATTATCTCCCTTTGGACAAGTTATTATTATATTCACCATGTTTTTGGGACGCCTGGGCCCTCTGACCATTACCTTTGCCCTGGCTGCCCGCCAGCTTCGCAAACAGCACCTTCGTTACCCGGAAGAACGGATTATTATCGGTTAG
- the rplT gene encoding 50S ribosomal protein L20 produces MPRAKSSVVSRNRHRKILKLAKGYRGSRSKLFRVANQAVMKALFYAYRDRRQKKRDFRKLWIARINAATRMNGLSYSRFINGLKKAGVEVNRKMLADLAVHDAQAFSQLVQVAKQNLA; encoded by the coding sequence ATGCCACGGGCTAAAAGCAGTGTGGTTTCCCGTAATCGACATAGAAAAATTTTAAAGCTGGCCAAGGGCTACAGAGGTTCCCGCAGCAAGCTGTTCAGAGTAGCCAATCAGGCGGTTATGAAAGCCCTGTTTTATGCTTACAGGGATCGCCGCCAGAAAAAACGCGATTTCCGCAAACTTTGGATCGCTCGTATCAATGCCGCCACCCGTATGAATGGATTGTCCTACAGCCGTTTTATCAACGGACTGAAAAAAGCCGGTGTGGAGGTCAACCGTAAAATGCTGGCGGATCTGGCCGTTCATGACGCTCAGGCCTTTAGCCAGTTGGTGCAGGTGGCTAAGCAAAACCTGGCCTAA
- the rpmI gene encoding 50S ribosomal protein L35, which yields MPKIKTHRGAAKRFKKTATGKIRGWHAFHSHILGKKTAKRKRTLRKSLIISEADAGRLRRLLPY from the coding sequence ATGCCTAAAATTAAAACCCACCGCGGGGCTGCTAAAAGATTTAAAAAGACTGCCACCGGTAAAATCCGTGGCTGGCATGCCTTCCACAGCCATATCCTTGGTAAGAAAACAGCCAAGCGCAAACGGACTCTGCGTAAATCCTTAATCATCAGCGAAGCGGATGCCGGTCGTCTGCGCAGATTGTTGCCCTATTAA
- the infC gene encoding translation initiation factor IF-3, whose translation MSKDQRINEEIRAREVRVVDADNNQLGIMPAKEALRLAEERQLDLVEVAPMAKPPVCRIMDFGKFKYEQSKREKEAKKKQRIIQVKEVKLRPRIEDHDYQVKAKNAERFLKDGDKVKVTIMFRGREIVHTQLGHKLLIRLAEDLKDLCTVERQPKLEGKNMIMILAPKNEKQD comes from the coding sequence ATTTCCAAAGATCAGCGCATCAATGAAGAAATTCGGGCCCGGGAAGTTCGGGTGGTAGATGCCGATAATAACCAGCTTGGGATTATGCCTGCCAAAGAGGCCCTTCGTCTGGCCGAGGAACGGCAACTGGACCTGGTTGAAGTTGCACCTATGGCGAAACCGCCGGTTTGCCGTATTATGGATTTTGGCAAGTTTAAATACGAGCAAAGCAAGCGTGAAAAGGAAGCCAAGAAAAAGCAGCGCATTATTCAGGTAAAAGAAGTGAAGCTCCGTCCCCGCATTGAAGACCACGACTATCAAGTCAAGGCTAAAAATGCCGAACGTTTCTTAAAAGACGGGGATAAAGTAAAAGTTACTATTATGTTCCGGGGCCGGGAAATCGTTCATACCCAATTAGGACATAAACTACTCATTCGACTTGCTGAGGACTTAAAAGATCTTTGTACCGTTGAAAGACAGCCGAAGCTTGAGGGGAAAAATATGATTATGATCTTAGCACCTAAAAATGAGAAACAGGACTAG